In Neokomagataea tanensis, one genomic interval encodes:
- a CDS encoding tyrosine-protein phosphatase has product MFEGRITSAADRRRAWRDSLFVDHSIFRLIWTNLSTVVPGKVWRCNHPTPARLRSLQRRLGLKTLVNLRGHRKCGSDALSRRASARLGLEHLDMAFESRGAPHRDRILRFAEMYKGLTFPMLMHCKSGADRAGLASGLVLMFEGGTADDALNQLHWRFGHFNRSRTGILDAFFLRFKAEAEGRISFMDWVRDEYDEDRLRADYKAGKLSSFVNDRVLRRE; this is encoded by the coding sequence ATGTTCGAAGGCCGGATTACTTCCGCCGCAGATCGCCGTCGTGCATGGCGCGATAGCCTTTTTGTTGATCACTCCATCTTTCGTCTCATCTGGACCAATCTCTCCACTGTTGTCCCCGGTAAAGTGTGGCGCTGCAACCATCCGACACCCGCTCGCCTTAGAAGCCTTCAACGACGCCTCGGCCTTAAGACACTCGTCAACCTGCGGGGGCACCGCAAATGTGGCTCAGATGCGTTGTCACGACGTGCAAGTGCGCGACTAGGGTTAGAGCATCTCGATATGGCGTTTGAAAGCCGCGGCGCACCTCACCGTGACCGGATCTTGCGTTTTGCGGAGATGTACAAGGGTCTGACTTTCCCCATGCTAATGCACTGCAAATCAGGTGCTGATCGTGCGGGGCTGGCGTCCGGACTGGTGTTAATGTTCGAAGGCGGCACGGCTGACGACGCCTTGAACCAACTCCACTGGCGCTTCGGCCATTTCAACCGCTCACGGACAGGTATTCTCGACGCATTTTTCCTGCGCTTTAAAGCCGAAGCAGAAGGCCGTATTTCCTTCATGGATTGGGTCCGCGACGAATACGACGAAGATAGACTGCGCGCCGATTATAAAGCTGGCAAGCTATCCTCATTCGTAAATGATCGCGTACTCCGCCGGGAATAA
- a CDS encoding helix-turn-helix domain-containing protein, which produces MSQPYNKSESRNAAGSVDVHIGSRIRLRRTLMNLSQEKLGEALGVTFQQVQKYERGSNRISASRLFELAEVLDVPVGFFYDAQQTPQEDEAAAANPGGVMFSSPVPQNFGFAEAQAGFGGPESSAPVKSEAASKPTRLFDAPSDDVALFSKREAIDLVRAYYRVPDQTVRKRLLELVRSMAASSPIE; this is translated from the coding sequence ATGTCTCAGCCTTACAATAAGTCTGAAAGCCGAAACGCTGCAGGTTCGGTGGATGTTCATATCGGCAGCAGAATACGGTTGCGCAGGACATTAATGAATTTGTCGCAGGAAAAGCTGGGCGAGGCGTTGGGCGTAACGTTCCAACAAGTGCAAAAATACGAGCGGGGTTCCAATCGTATAAGCGCCAGTCGCCTTTTCGAATTGGCTGAGGTGCTGGATGTCCCCGTAGGTTTTTTTTACGATGCTCAGCAAACGCCGCAGGAGGATGAAGCTGCCGCAGCCAATCCGGGCGGTGTGATGTTTTCTTCGCCTGTGCCGCAGAATTTTGGTTTTGCCGAAGCACAGGCGGGTTTTGGTGGCCCAGAAAGTTCGGCGCCGGTAAAATCAGAGGCTGCCTCAAAACCGACAAGGCTCTTTGACGCGCCGTCAGATGATGTTGCTCTGTTCAGCAAACGAGAGGCTATTGACTTGGTGCGCGCGTATTATCGCGTTCCTGATCAGACCGTGCGAAAGCGGTTGCTGGAACTTGTTCGGAGCATGGCAGCTTCATCGCCAATTGAGTGA
- the lnt gene encoding apolipoprotein N-acyltransferase, with the protein MHPKLPLHGWRFCALLLGAGALTALVFPPICFLPILPVGLLVLYRAAEDASSWKKAALYGFLFGLGLHTVGLYWLTNAILTRVHDFWWVLPFAAPGVACIIAPLAAVPAVACRLVAPGWRRVFMFAGSWTLADMARVLIFSGFPWNPLGSALELPGLVGDVLIQPASLVGVDGLTLALVLIALAMTQLRRGVVLSGLCVIIAGGWSAWHLGHHRSLAITNPRIVVVQGNVSEDQILTRNVRVGNFLRYLHLTEEGVHAAQALGDDRPIVVVWPESGFPGILDEDATARDYIARAAGGALAMIGSDREDHGHWYNSLEVVDPTASIAAIYDKSRLVPFGEYKPWIIPFNLLPETLTPGSGLRTLGTPGLGRVGPMVCYEVVFSGAVVAKGQRPNWLVTISNDAWYGNSAGPRQHLATGRMRAVEEGLPLVFANNTGISALFDGYGHEVQRITWGRADKMVANIPSPLPETLFGHLGRHFPLILAAICVVVAFLPRRRTTP; encoded by the coding sequence ATGCACCCCAAGCTCCCACTCCATGGTTGGCGATTTTGCGCGCTGTTACTGGGGGCGGGGGCTTTAACAGCCCTTGTTTTCCCGCCCATATGTTTCCTGCCTATTTTGCCGGTAGGGCTTCTGGTTCTGTATCGTGCAGCAGAAGATGCCTCTTCATGGAAAAAGGCTGCTCTGTACGGTTTTTTATTCGGGCTAGGGCTGCACACAGTCGGCTTATACTGGCTAACAAACGCCATATTAACGCGTGTCCATGACTTCTGGTGGGTCTTACCGTTTGCAGCACCGGGAGTGGCGTGCATCATAGCGCCATTGGCGGCTGTGCCGGCTGTTGCTTGTCGTTTGGTTGCCCCAGGTTGGCGCCGCGTCTTTATGTTTGCCGGTAGCTGGACACTCGCTGATATGGCACGCGTGTTAATATTCTCAGGCTTTCCCTGGAACCCCCTCGGAAGTGCCTTGGAGCTTCCCGGCCTTGTAGGCGATGTTCTTATACAACCAGCTTCGCTGGTTGGGGTTGATGGTTTGACCTTGGCCCTTGTGCTTATAGCGCTCGCTATGACGCAGCTGCGGCGGGGAGTAGTGCTTAGCGGCTTATGTGTAATCATTGCTGGGGGATGGTCTGCTTGGCATTTGGGGCATCATAGATCCCTGGCGATCACCAACCCCCGGATCGTTGTCGTTCAGGGCAACGTTTCCGAAGATCAGATTCTCACCCGGAACGTGCGGGTTGGCAACTTCCTCCGCTACCTGCATCTCACCGAGGAGGGTGTCCATGCGGCTCAGGCGCTGGGCGACGATCGGCCTATAGTTGTGGTATGGCCCGAATCGGGCTTCCCCGGTATTTTAGATGAAGATGCAACGGCTCGCGATTACATCGCGCGTGCAGCAGGCGGGGCATTGGCCATGATTGGCTCGGATCGTGAAGATCATGGCCATTGGTACAACAGTCTTGAAGTTGTTGATCCTACGGCAAGCATCGCTGCCATATACGATAAAAGCCGCTTGGTACCCTTCGGGGAGTATAAGCCTTGGATTATCCCGTTTAACCTTCTGCCAGAGACATTAACACCAGGTTCCGGGCTTAGAACGCTCGGCACGCCCGGCCTTGGGCGTGTGGGCCCTATGGTGTGTTATGAGGTCGTATTTTCAGGGGCAGTTGTCGCCAAAGGTCAGCGGCCCAACTGGCTGGTTACGATTTCAAATGATGCTTGGTATGGCAACAGCGCGGGGCCGCGTCAGCATTTAGCAACAGGGCGTATGAGGGCCGTTGAAGAAGGGCTCCCGCTAGTTTTTGCTAATAACACCGGTATTTCCGCTCTTTTTGACGGGTATGGGCATGAGGTTCAGCGGATTACTTGGGGCAGGGCTGACAAGATGGTCGCGAATATCCCATCGCCTCTGCCTGAGACATTGTTTGGACATCTGGGAAGACATTTTCCTCTTATTCTTGCTGCCATTTGTGTGGTCGTGGCTTTTTTGCCCCGGAGAAGGACTACTCCCTGA
- a CDS encoding GNAT family N-acetyltransferase, with protein METLSTLALNRDGGFQEVRGGALGVRLAETDEERDAAQALRYRVFFEEMGAHPDERALRTKRDVDEFDDVADHLLVIDHNISSGAEGVVGTYRLLRSDAAKKVGRFYTASEYDISALTEFPGRLLEVGRSCVAQEYRGRAAMPLLWQGIASYIFLHRIDVLFGCGSLPGTDPDVLADQLTYLHHNHLAPPALRIRALEERYVEMLRKDPHTLEPRACLSKMPPLIKGYLRLGGYVGDGAVVDEQFNTTDVAVLVKSELLADKYYRHYERRLRDALDS; from the coding sequence ATGGAAACATTGTCCACGCTTGCCTTAAACCGCGATGGTGGTTTCCAGGAGGTCAGAGGTGGCGCACTAGGCGTCCGCCTAGCAGAGACTGACGAAGAGCGTGATGCAGCACAGGCTCTGCGCTACCGTGTGTTCTTTGAAGAAATGGGCGCTCACCCGGATGAACGCGCGCTACGCACAAAACGTGACGTAGATGAGTTCGATGATGTGGCTGACCATCTTCTGGTCATTGACCATAACATCTCATCCGGTGCGGAAGGTGTAGTAGGGACGTATCGTTTGCTGCGCTCCGATGCGGCCAAAAAAGTCGGACGTTTTTACACGGCTTCAGAGTATGACATTTCTGCCCTGACGGAGTTCCCCGGCCGTTTGCTTGAGGTAGGTCGCTCTTGCGTCGCCCAAGAGTACCGAGGTCGTGCGGCTATGCCGTTACTGTGGCAAGGTATTGCGTCATACATCTTCTTACACCGGATTGATGTGCTCTTTGGCTGCGGTAGCCTACCGGGTACGGACCCCGACGTATTGGCTGACCAGCTCACCTATCTGCACCATAATCATTTGGCACCTCCTGCTTTACGTATTCGCGCTTTGGAAGAGCGTTACGTCGAGATGTTGCGCAAGGACCCTCATACGCTTGAGCCGCGTGCATGCCTGAGCAAGATGCCCCCTTTGATTAAGGGCTATCTGCGCTTGGGTGGCTATGTGGGAGACGGTGCTGTCGTAGATGAACAATTCAATACGACTGACGTCGCCGTACTCGTCAAAAGCGAGCTCCTTGCAGACAAATATTATCGCCATTACGAGCGGCGCCTGCGGGATGCACTCGATTCCTAA
- a CDS encoding Fur family transcriptional regulator, with protein sequence MVADTKNAGPESRLPARQPAGSGVVEDSPIARLCIEKGLKMTGQRRVIAYVLSAADDHPDVEELYRRASEIDSRISVATVYRTVRLLEEKGILERRDFGGGRARYEASDNGHHYHLIDVETGHVEEFEDDEPVRLMTEIARRLGFELVSHRIEIFGRRLPDAKRTKNIPAKKDKSET encoded by the coding sequence ATGGTCGCTGACACAAAAAATGCGGGCCCAGAATCCCGCCTTCCTGCTCGACAGCCAGCTGGTTCTGGAGTCGTAGAGGATTCGCCGATTGCCCGTCTCTGTATTGAGAAGGGGCTGAAGATGACCGGGCAACGCCGTGTCATCGCCTATGTCCTTTCAGCAGCGGATGATCATCCGGATGTGGAAGAGCTGTACCGCCGTGCATCTGAAATCGATAGCAGGATTTCAGTAGCGACCGTTTATCGTACCGTTCGCCTTTTGGAAGAAAAGGGCATTTTGGAACGTCGCGATTTTGGCGGTGGCCGCGCGCGTTACGAGGCAAGCGACAACGGGCATCATTACCACTTGATCGACGTTGAAACAGGTCACGTCGAAGAGTTTGAGGATGACGAGCCCGTCCGACTTATGACGGAAATTGCCCGCCGCCTCGGTTTTGAGCTGGTCTCTCACCGCATCGAAATTTTTGGACGCCGCCTGCCGGACGCCAAACGCACAAAAAATATTCCTGCCAAAAAAGATAAGAGCGAAACATGA
- a CDS encoding MucR family transcriptional regulator gives MSQEMEVQDFKHLTAQIVTAYVSNHDVETEALPALIRSVHDALATVDAPEEKPEEKPVPAVPLKKSVFPDYIVCLEDGKKLKLLRRHLKTVYNMTPQEYRERWGLPPEYPMVAPNYANHRSSLARKIGLGRRRAG, from the coding sequence ATGTCACAGGAAATGGAAGTCCAAGACTTCAAGCATCTGACAGCACAGATCGTCACAGCTTATGTTTCCAACCATGATGTTGAAACAGAAGCACTGCCAGCGCTGATCCGCTCAGTTCACGATGCACTTGCCACTGTCGATGCCCCGGAAGAAAAGCCGGAAGAAAAGCCAGTACCAGCAGTACCTCTGAAGAAGTCTGTATTCCCAGACTACATCGTTTGCCTTGAAGACGGAAAGAAGCTGAAGCTCCTCCGCCGCCACCTGAAGACCGTCTACAACATGACGCCTCAGGAATACCGTGAGCGCTGGGGTCTGCCACCAGAGTACCCGATGGTTGCGCCAAACTACGCCAACCATCGCTCTTCTCTGGCACGCAAAATCGGCCTTGGCCGTCGTCGTGCAGGTTGA